The nucleotide window GGCTACCGTCCCAGGCGCTCGTTCCAGCCGGCCAGCAGTTCCGTGATTCCTTGCTCGGCGGCTTCAAGCGCCTCCGGAGCGGTGATGGTTCCCGCCATTACGTCGGGCACGAAGTTCCGCGCGTGGTCGCGCGCTTCGGTAGCGCCGGGCCCGGAGTAGTAGAAATGGCGGAACGGCATCTGTTGCGCGATCAGTTCGCGGAACGGGTCGTTCTCCGTGTACTCCGGCGATGAGGTTGAGGCCTCGCGCACCGGCACGCGGTCGTACTGCTTGGCAAAGCGCAGGTTCGTATCGGGACTTAAGAAGTACTCAAACCAACTGAACATCGCGTCCGGGTTTGGCGCGTTGACAGCAAACGTGGCGGTGTGGTTGCCGCCGAGGTTGGCGTCCTTGCCGCCCTCCGGTTTGGGCCACGGTGTAAAGCCGAAATTCAAGTCCGGCGCGTTTTCTTTGAACCACTGGCCGCGCTCGGCAAAGGTCGCGTAGTAGTGCACCGCGCGGGCCTCAGCCAGGTGGCTGTTGCGATGGAGGCCGTCGCCGCGCAATTGAGCAATCGCGTCCCAACCGCCCTGCACCTCGTGGATGTTCTTCAGCCAGTCCAAGGCGCGCACAGCTTCTTGGCTATTGATTGTGACCTCCGACCAGTCGTCGGCCATCACGTCGCCGCCTAATTGCCAGAGCAGCAGCAGCCACAGCCCGGTACCGCCGCTACCCCAGAAAGGCGGGCATCCGGCGCGCACCAACGTGTCACCATCAAACTTCGTGGTTTGGATGATGGCAGTGTCGAAGTCGGACCAGCTCGACGGCGGATTCTCGGGGTCCAGGCCGACTTCAAGATAGGTATCCCCGTGGATGTACATCACGCGCAGGTCCGGCGCATACGGCGCACCGTACAAGTTACCCGTGGGCGCGTCCGTGAGGTAGCTCAACACGCTGGGCCAGAACTCGGCGAGGTTTAGCACACCCGAGGCTTTGTAGTAGTTATTCAGCGGTTGCGAAATGTCCGTGACGCCAAGCTCAACGGTCTGCCAGTCGCCCACGTCCACGGCATCGGGCGGGCTGCCCGCCGCCACGGCCGCGACGAATTTGTTCAGGCGGTCGGCTTCACCCACGGCATTGAACGTCAGACCGGGATTCTGCTCTGCAAATTCCTTGGCCCATGGCTCGAAGTCAAAGAAACCGCGGTGCCAGTAGAGCGCCTCGCCCTGGGGGCCGCTGGGCGCTTCGGCTTCAGCCTTGGCCTCTTCCTTCTGTTCCGGCGCCATCTCCTGCTCTTCCATCGCCGGCGCGGGTTGTCCGCACGCCGCAGCGAGTGCGCCTGCTCCGACCAATGTCGTGCCGGCTAAGAAAGTACGTCGCGTAAACAACTCATTCATCGCTCGTCCTCCTTGTCCGCAAAGAAGCATACGTTCTGCTCTAGTTATAACGAGCATGGATCAGTAGTGTCAACTGCCTGACCAAGCAAAATCCTCTCAATAGTCGTGGGCACGAACCGTTGCCGCAAGACAGACTGATTTATCCGTACGAGCTGAAATTGGCTGACCGAAGCGAAACGCAGGGCCGCCGCATGAACGCGGAGTGGGTGTCAATACTTCCTATCGCTTTTCTTCCGATTCTCCCTGCGAGGACGTACAAGTTGGGCGATAGCTGAGTCTTGCACGGAAACTGCGGCACCTTCTGCAACGACGACTTTGGATTTGCATCACGTCCGCCATCACGCAAGCCGAGTTCTATCTGGTAGCATTTAGGTGATACCGTTGGGGAGGCAACTGTGACATGAAGACGCAAGCGGAAATAATGACCTATGCAGAGATTGAGGCGGCATTCGACGGGGAATGGGTGCTGATTGACGAACCAGAACTGACTCCCATGAATGAGGTAGTTCGCGGTGCCGTGCTCTTCCATTGCGAGAGCCGCGATGAGGTGTATCGCGAAGCTAGGCAGCGGCGCCTGAATCGCGTAGCCATTCTGTACATTGGTGCTCGCCCTACAGACGTCGACTTTCTCTTGTAGAATGCCTTTTTCTTTCAACCCCCGTGGCGGACTAATCATCGTGCCTGCCACGCTGGGCGGCCCGCAACGAGAAGTGATAGTTGAGCTTGCACTTGACACCGGCGCAACCACCACAGTGATCAATCAAGATGCCCTTCAATACGCTGGACTCAAACTTGAAGAGGATGGCCGGCCAGCAGAGATTACGACCGGAAGCGGTATAGAATCCGTGCTTGAGGTACGGCTAGCTAGCATTCATGCATTGGGTAAAATGGAAACCGACTTTCCAATTCTCTGCCATACACTACCGCCTAGCGCTAGCATAGACGGTGTGTTGGGCTTGGATTTCTTGCGCGGCGAGCGGCTGACCATCGACTTTCGAGCAGGTCAGCTAGCGCTGGAGTAAACGGTTCATACGCATTCTGATTATCGGCGGCGGAGGGAGTGCGCGACTGCTTGGACGTGGCCGCGACAGGTGCCTAGGAGAGTGGACTGTCTGCTACCATTTAGGCTAGGACGCAGGAGCAAAAATGCTATGAAGACGCAAGCGGAAATCATGACCTACGCGGAGATGGAGTCTGCCTTCGACGGGGAATGGGTACTGATCGGCGAGCCCGAACTCACCTCCATGAATGAGGTCATTCGCGGTGTTGTGCTCGGGCACGACGAGGATCGGGTCGCCGTCTATGAGGTGCTGTGGCGACTGCGAGAGGAGGGCCGCGCGCCCAGTGAAATCGCCGTGCATTACTTTGGCGCATTTCCCAATGATGTCGAATTCCTCATATGAGTTTTCCATTCGATCCGCACGGTCATCTGATTGTCGTTCCGGCCCGGATACATGGTCGTGACAGTCGTGAGATCGTCGATCTCGTACTCGATACCGGCGCCACGAGAACGATCGTGAGCAGAGAAGTAGCGCAATCCCTGGGATACGATCCTGCGACGCTGGGACAATGGGCGCGCATCACGACCGGTAGTGGCGCTCTGTCCGTTCCCTTGCTGAGAGTGGCAAAGATCGAGGCGCTAGGAAAAACAGCGACCAACCTGCGCATACTCTGCCATTCGCTGCCATCGCGCGCCGCCATAGATGGCGTGTTGGGCTTGGATTTCTTGCGCGGCGAGCGCTTGGTAATTGACTTTCGTGCAGGACTGCTAGCGTTGGAGTAAACAACCTATGCGCATTCTGATCGTCGGCGGAGGCGGACGCGAGCACGCCATCGCGTGGAAGTGCGCGCAGAGTCCGCTCAAGCCGGCCCTTTTTGTCGCCCCGGGCAATGCCGGCACCGCCACCCTTGCTGAGAACGTCCCAATCGAAGCCACTGATATAGATGCCCTGGTCGCTTGGGTAGCGGCCAATGCCATTGACCTCACCGTAGTCGCGCAGGATGATCCCCTGGCGTTGGGTGCAGTTGATGCCTTGCAAGCCGCGGGCCAGACCGCTTTTGGCCCTACGCAGGCGGCGGCAAGACTGGAGTGGAGCAAGGTCTGGTCCAAGGACTTCATGCAACGGCATGGTCTGCCCACCGCCGACTTTGCCACCTTTACTGAGCGGGACGCCGCGGCGGCCTATCTAGAGCAAGCGCCCGTACCGGTCGTGCTCAAACCCGACGGCTTGACCGCCGGTAAGGGCGTATTCGTGTGCGCAACGCGTGACGAGGCACTGGCAGCCCTAGACACCATAATGGAAGCGCACGCCTTTGGCGCATCCGGCGACAGCATCGTGATCGAAGAGTGTCTGCGCGGCACGGAGATTTCAGTCTTCGCCTTCGCAGACGGCACCCACATTACGCCGCTCGTCACCGCCTGCGACTACAAGCGCGCCTTCGACGGCGATGAGGGCCCCAACACCGGCGGCATGGGTGGCTATTCTCCCGCGCCGTTCGTGGACCCCGAGACTCTGGACTACATTCATCACGAGATCATGGAGCGCACCGTTATGCTCATGGCGCAGGAAGGGCATCCGTACGTGGGCGTGCTCTATGGGCAGCTCATGCTGACCAACGACGGCCCGCGCATTGTCGAGTTTAACGTGCGGTTTGGCGATCCTGAAGCGCAGCTCATCCTGCCGCGCCTGCAGGCCGATCTGGTGGCGGTGTTTCAGGCCGCGGTGGAGGGACGGCTCGCGGAGGTGGATGTCACGTGGGACCCCGCCGCCACGTGCGGCGTGGTGGTCGCCTCCGGCGGCTATCCCGGCTCATACACCACCGGCCACTCCATTGCGGGACTTGATACGCTTGACGACGACGTCTTGCTCTTCCATGCCGGCACCGATCTGGCAGACGATGCGGTTGTCACTGCGGGAGGCCGCGTGCTTCTAACATTAGGGCAAGCCGCAAACGTGCCCACAGCGCGGGCGCGCGCCTATGACAACATCGAGCGCATCACGTTTGAGAATGGCTATTATCGCAAAGACATTGCCGCCCGCGAGGTCTAGCCGTGGTCGTCCGCCTATATACAGCTTCGCCTGCGTGATAGGATTAATGACACGGAATGGCTTCCTTTGTGCCGCATACACGGGTTGGCGGTGGCGACGAATTGCCTCATTGTGCAACTTGAGCCGACATATGCACTGTAATGTGCAAGAATCTCAGGTTATTCCCAGCTTTGTCTAGCATTCTATAAGGTAGCATTACACCCATAGGGCGGCAGGTTGTTCGGAGTAGACGAGAACAAGATGAGAGCGTAGCACAACGATGAGTATGAGCGGTGGCCGGTGGCGTACTTTCCTCGAATGCATCCCGCAGGCTGAGAAGAAACCGGACTTACGCAAAGAAGCCTGCGGCCGCTCGAAGGGAAAATCGCAGTGACGCGACGAAATCTACTGTTGTTAGCACCCTTCGTTCCTGTTGCCGTTGCCGCGTGTGGGTCACTGTTGCCGGGGAGATCAAAATCTGAAGAGGAATCAGAGGAATCTGCGGCGGTCAGCCCTCCGACGACGCTGACCATCATTTTGCCCGATGCCTCAGGCAGCCAGACCCGCGAGTTAGGGGCGGTACTTGAGGAAGCGACCTTTGCCGATCAATATACGGTTGACACGGTAGCGCTGCGGCCTACCGGCGGTCAGACGTACTCTGAAGCCGTCACCGCGCTGACAGCTGCCGGAATCCGTCCCGATCTCGTTTGGATGGACCAGTTCGCATTGCCAACTCTGGCACAGCAAGGCGTGACGCGCCCGCTTGGCGAGTTTACGCGTCGTGACATTGATTTCTCTACTGATACATATTGGCCGCACATCCTGAGTAGCGGCGCCAACCGTGGCGCGCTGCACGCTCTCCCTCTCGCGGCGTCGGTTTGTACGCTCCTGTACAACCCGACGCTCTTTTCACAGACAAGCACCCCGTTACCGGAAGAGAACTGGGATTGGCAGGACTTCTTGACCTTGGCGCAGGCGCTCAACGACCCGACAGCCACCCCGCGGGTCTGGGGCACTTTGCAGGCGCCGCTAATCCCGCCGTTCTTTGCCATGGCGTGGCAGGAAGGGAGCACCCTCTTTCAAGACCGCAACTGGGATGTAACGCACCCCGGGGTCATTGAAGCGCTGCAATTCCAGGCGAATCTGATACTGCACCATGGGGTAGCTCCGCCCCTCGACATCGTCGACTACCGCACGGACAACCTGACAATCAGCCTAACTGACAAGGCCGAAGACATGATACTCTCCGGCCAAATTGCCATGGCGGGCGGCATGGTGAACGCGGAAGTCTTTTGGCGGGGGCCGGGACGCGCCTCGCTCGAGCTAGTCGAAATGCCTCGCGGCAACGGTGCGGCGACCTGGGGCATGGCGGCGCACATGGTTGGCGTGGCGCAGGAAAGCAACCAGCCGGACGCCGCCTACGAGGTGTTGGATCCACTCTTGCAGGCAGCTTCCCTGATTCTCAGTATGCCGGCTTTTCGCGTAGACGCGGAGACATTGCGTACCGTGCACCAGACGCTTACGGTCAATGACTCGGTCGTGCTGGTAGATAGTATGGAGCAGAGTCAGTACATTGACGCAGACGCTCCGGAATGGCTCGCCTTTGTCATCCTCGCATCGCTCGTCTTCCCCGTTCTTACCGGTCAGTCCTCCGCCCGACAAGCCGCCGCCGATACCCACGACGCCATTCGCATGCAACTCCAGTCCGTGCAAGCGACACCGACTCCCCAGTCCTCGTAGTTCCGCCGAACTCTCTTGTCACGCTTGATGCGGTCAGCCTTCTTCGGGGAAACTCTATAGCCCAGTCCAGAACCCACTCTCTGGCGTAACTCTATTGGATTAGTTTGCCAGAATTGTCCCTAGACGCTCCCGTGCACATAGCGTTGGACATCTCAAACTCGAAAGAAGAGAATCTGT belongs to Chloroflexota bacterium and includes:
- a CDS encoding retropepsin-like aspartic protease produces the protein MPATLGGPQREVIVELALDTGATTTVINQDALQYAGLKLEEDGRPAEITTGSGIESVLEVRLASIHALGKMETDFPILCHTLPPSASIDGVLGLDFLRGERLTIDFRAGQLALE
- a CDS encoding extracellular solute-binding protein, which translates into the protein MTRRNLLLLAPFVPVAVAACGSLLPGRSKSEEESEESAAVSPPTTLTIILPDASGSQTRELGAVLEEATFADQYTVDTVALRPTGGQTYSEAVTALTAAGIRPDLVWMDQFALPTLAQQGVTRPLGEFTRRDIDFSTDTYWPHILSSGANRGALHALPLAASVCTLLYNPTLFSQTSTPLPEENWDWQDFLTLAQALNDPTATPRVWGTLQAPLIPPFFAMAWQEGSTLFQDRNWDVTHPGVIEALQFQANLILHHGVAPPLDIVDYRTDNLTISLTDKAEDMILSGQIAMAGGMVNAEVFWRGPGRASLELVEMPRGNGAATWGMAAHMVGVAQESNQPDAAYEVLDPLLQAASLILSMPAFRVDAETLRTVHQTLTVNDSVVLVDSMEQSQYIDADAPEWLAFVILASLVFPVLTGQSSARQAAADTHDAIRMQLQSVQATPTPQSS
- a CDS encoding extracellular solute-binding protein, translated to MNELFTRRTFLAGTTLVGAGALAAACGQPAPAMEEQEMAPEQKEEAKAEAEAPSGPQGEALYWHRGFFDFEPWAKEFAEQNPGLTFNAVGEADRLNKFVAAVAAGSPPDAVDVGDWQTVELGVTDISQPLNNYYKASGVLNLAEFWPSVLSYLTDAPTGNLYGAPYAPDLRVMYIHGDTYLEVGLDPENPPSSWSDFDTAIIQTTKFDGDTLVRAGCPPFWGSGGTGLWLLLLWQLGGDVMADDWSEVTINSQEAVRALDWLKNIHEVQGGWDAIAQLRGDGLHRNSHLAEARAVHYYATFAERGQWFKENAPDLNFGFTPWPKPEGGKDANLGGNHTATFAVNAPNPDAMFSWFEYFLSPDTNLRFAKQYDRVPVREASTSSPEYTENDPFRELIAQQMPFRHFYYSGPGATEARDHARNFVPDVMAGTITAPEALEAAEQGITELLAGWNERLGR
- the purD gene encoding phosphoribosylamine--glycine ligase gives rise to the protein MRILIVGGGGREHAIAWKCAQSPLKPALFVAPGNAGTATLAENVPIEATDIDALVAWVAANAIDLTVVAQDDPLALGAVDALQAAGQTAFGPTQAAARLEWSKVWSKDFMQRHGLPTADFATFTERDAAAAYLEQAPVPVVLKPDGLTAGKGVFVCATRDEALAALDTIMEAHAFGASGDSIVIEECLRGTEISVFAFADGTHITPLVTACDYKRAFDGDEGPNTGGMGGYSPAPFVDPETLDYIHHEIMERTVMLMAQEGHPYVGVLYGQLMLTNDGPRIVEFNVRFGDPEAQLILPRLQADLVAVFQAAVEGRLAEVDVTWDPAATCGVVVASGGYPGSYTTGHSIAGLDTLDDDVLLFHAGTDLADDAVVTAGGRVLLTLGQAANVPTARARAYDNIERITFENGYYRKDIAAREV
- a CDS encoding retropepsin-like aspartic protease, which translates into the protein MSFPFDPHGHLIVVPARIHGRDSREIVDLVLDTGATRTIVSREVAQSLGYDPATLGQWARITTGSGALSVPLLRVAKIEALGKTATNLRILCHSLPSRAAIDGVLGLDFLRGERLVIDFRAGLLALE